TAATAAGGGCCTCCGCCTTGTGAGAAACCTGCCTGCAGGGTGTGAATTGAATATTTAAGCCCCCAGCCACAGCCAGTGTGCATGCGAGAATGATTGTGTTTCATATGAGTGAGAATGATGGGTTGGAATTGATTGGGTCAAGGATTGATTAGTCCTGTTTCTCATTACTGATTAGCATTAGAAAGCTTAACCAACTGAACTGAAACTTACAGTTCCAGGATGATGAATTGATTGGATCAAGGATTGCATTAGAGTAAAATCACCAACTCAGGTAGACATGCACTCCACTACTGAAATTACCAATCGCCCAACCCATCACCATCTtcttcctaaaagaacatcagCACGGCAAGCTGCAGTTTCCATTCGCTCACCCAGGATGATCCAGCAACCACAACAAATTGCCATGCTTTTTCTGTCACCTGCTCTGCAACCACAACGCGCAAACTGCAACCACAATTTGCCAACAGGCTGGCCAGTGGGCTTACACATCTAGAATCGACAAGGAAATCTAGAAATGAAACTGTTGGTCTGGGTAAAGAGAGAAGATGCCATTATTTCATTTTTGGCATTGACTTGCACTAAGATTATTAACTCCTATTCAAATGACAGTTAACGCAACACAGCTTTGATAGAGATTTCTAGCCAAGCGCAAGTCAAAACAAGCTCTGAGCTCCGGACAAGGCTAGGCTGCTGGTGAGGAATGACATCGAGCAAGCTCAGCCCAACCCTGTCCAAGTGCATGGAACCGACTTGTCACCGTGCTTGCCGAAAGAGGCAACTTGCACAGTGGGGGGCAGGGAGTTGGTTTCTTGATTGAGCAAGTGACAACACATTAAACTAGTCGGTAGCTGTCATGGTTAGAAAAATCGGGTAATTGGCATTGGCTCCCTTGATCCTATGTCAGCGCATGACAAGATGAACACTGTCCAATCAGAAAGAGAAAGAAATGACGAATCACGGGCAATATAACAAACATCTGGGGGTAGCAAACGCTTGCGAGCTACTCAACTTATTTAGAGAAGGATTAGTTAGCCTACGCGTTATTATATTGAAGGCTTGGTGATTCAAATTTAGTAAACATGCGCATATCGTGTTCTTGGAAAAAGAATATCTTTGGAATTGTTGGTATGAATCTTGTGAAGCCTGAACTCTGAAGATTATCAAGTTGCTTCACTGAAAGATCTGCCCCAGGAGCCAACTGCAGGTTCAGTTCATTCGATCCTCCTCCATCCCTCTTGATGTTTTCAGAATAAAAACACAAGCAGCTAGCGCTGGATCACTTTCTACAGTTGCAATATTTTTCTCATGAATATGTTGCGCAGCTGTACAGTTGATGATGTACATGTTTGTCACTTTCCATAGGGGCTGAGAGTAGTGATGTATGGCTAATGCTTCTTCTTTACAAGCAGGCATCCAAAGGTCGGCAAATACAAACATATCCTGCCCACTATTCAATAGAAATTTAGAATGCACGCAGGCCTTCTTTAGCCTATaattcaaaagaaatgcatggcAGGGTCAAAAGCCCGAGATGCATCTAACTTTCCTGAAAACGACGTTAAGAAATTCGCATCTAGAATGCTCCCCTCGGTTTGGCCTGACTTGGATTGGCAGATGATTGGGGATTAGAACAAGCATTAGTGTTGGTttctgaaacagatactagatGGAAGATGGACGGGTCAGGACAAAGATGAATTTAGGTTCTGGGATAGGTGAAAATATCTAGTACAAGCAGAGCACAAGGATCAGGCCAAAGTTTCAGACATCACACAGGGCTAAAGAAATGAGATATAAGAATACGCGGGTTCTATCAAGGCAACCACTACACCGTCCCCGGTCCTATGCAAATCCTCAAGTGCCAGCTACGCTTTTGACTCATCATCtcctctgtgtgtgtgtgtgtatgtatgtatgtatgtatgtatgtatgtatgtatgtatgtatgtatgtatgtatgtatgtatagtGCCTGTAGAATAGATTTTtcctataatatatatatatatatatatatatattccaaTTATTTGCATTGCATTGCGGTTACGCCATGCTCTGAATACTGAATCGAGCGACGCTGGGTGTGATAAAGAAATTTACTTTCTGCGAAATATCTCTCCATGGATTGCATAGATTAAGATGGCCAATGTGATCTGTTTGGTTGGGTCAATGTGTTGCCAGTCTTGTGTGTTGCTGATGCCACCAGATAAGGCTACTGGAAAATGACGCTCTACCTAGATTACAGTTCGATCACTCGTAAAATCGATCGACCTGACGCGGACAATCCCTGCTCGCTTTCTCCAATATGCAAGGATAGGAGCAGGCATAGGTTCGTGAAGTAAACAACAGGAGAAGATTTACATGGTGTCATGGTGAGCTTGGAAGCATGCACAATATATCCAAGCTAATGGCCTTGATGATGAGAGAACATATGTGTAAGATTGGAGAATCCACAGCAATTGGGTGCCCTCTACTGTATGTTTCAGGATCTGCAGGGCTGTTGGTTTCTCGTTGAATTCTATGGCCGGCCAATCTGCCAAGCCATCGAATTCATTTGCCAATCAGCCAATCCTGCTAGCTCTAGCTGTGGTAGTAGTCTGATATATCCCAGCATTCAGAACCATCTTAGTCATAGGGGCTCAAATAATGCAATTAAAAACCAGGCAGGCACTGTAAATATGTATCTGCCTTCTGCCGATCGAAGTTGTGGGTTTAGTCAACTGCCTCCAAAAGATGATTAGCTAAGCATGGTGGCATACGACACAGCCTGCATCACCATCTATCCATCACCACTTGCTGCAGCTAGCTAGCCTGCatccgcgcgcgcgcgtgtgtctATATATACCTAAGTCCTACAGGGCCATGAATGAAATATCTCACCGGCTGCAAACTTATTAGCTCGATCAGTATGTAGTAGTGCTGCTAAAGCTAGCTGAGCTGCACTCGAGTATATATCCAAGCAAGAGCAGCAGCCAAAAGCTGAGAGCATACGCAGCTCGGTGGTGTTGGTGCTTGCTGGTGTTGTCTTTTCTCCTTATCCAGTTCCAGTTCAATCGTTCGATCCCGTCGACCGATCATGGCGGCCAACTACCACCACTACCAGATGGCCGTgcacgccgccgcggcggcggcggcggcgtggagggaGCCGGACAGCCCGCAGCTGAGCTTCATGAGCGGCTGCAGCTCCCTCTTCTCCATCTCGACGCtgcaggacgacgacgacggcgccgtCGTCATCGCCGGCCACGCGCTGCCCTCCACGCCCGTCTCCCTCGCCGGgttcgccggcgacgaggtcgACATGGAGGTGCAGCAGAtcagcggcggcagcggcgacgACCGGAGGTCCATCAGGATGATGAGGAACCGGGAGTCCGCGCTCCGGTCCAGGGCCAGGAAGAGGGTCAGTATACAACCATGCATCTATATTCGTATGAATTCACTTAACTATAACACACTATATCATGTACTATCTGAAAGTTCAAATCTACTCAGTTTTCTGAATAAAGCGCATACCGATGAAATGAAACTCAATCCATATTGATTACTAAACGAAGTTAAGCCATATAATTCATGCTTGAAAATCTGTCATTGCTATTGCAATCCTCTGTGTTTTGGTGAAACACTTTTTCAAGCTTAAAACTATTTGGTCCCTATCAGGAAATAAATAAAGTAATGAGATACCGCATTACAGCTGCTTGCTTCGTCCTCATCAGAAGAAGATATACAAGTTTATACGATCTGAATACATATACAAGTAGCATGCGACAGTGAAACTTTAGAGTGGCGGTCACTAGTGAAAAGTGTGTACAAGATTAAGTAATTGAATGTGGTGGCTCTTGCATCAAGCATTGAGTTCCTGCCAATGGTTTCTTAGTTCTGTAGTATGACCTAAACATGTATATCTCTTCTTTGAGTGCCGCCAAGTTGGAAGGTTAGCACTCTATAATCTCAGTACAAAATTCCCTCCAAAAGAAGCTAACACTGACTTTAGTTGTACCTGCTCCAAGTCTAAGGACGAAATActccaaaaaaaaagaagagttGAAAAATATATAGAAGATTCCTGATGAATACTCTAGAAAAAAAGAAGAGTTGTACCAGCCACCAAGGATTCGCAGAACGGCACGTCTACAGTTCTGCAGAATACTCTAGAAGATTCCTGATGATAATCACGGCATCTGCATCCCATGTCCATCAAATTGGAAGCTTGTGATTACTAGTTTTTTGACCTTTTGCATAATGTTTCTGGATGTGTTTTAGGTAGAACTTAGAAGTGTCTGATTGGTTGTACTAGAGACCccaaaaataataaaattgtcCAAGTTGCAAGAAGAAATTATGTGTCTTACTAGTGATAGTTATTTTACAATGAATCTTGAATATAGCTAAAAGCTTCGAGATTACATCAAACTAACCACTACTACAATTTGCTTCAAAAGAAATAACCACTTTTAGAATAGTTTATGTCTTCCACGTAGGCTTACGAGATGTACAAGACTCTATAGCTTGAATCCAGTCTCTCATGGTAATGCTTATGTCGGCTAAATAAAATAATTATTAAAAATGCATATAATTTGGTCAGAACGGAGGTCAATGAAAAACAGCATCTCAATCCACCTATACATTTGACCATGACCGGAGTACACCTTTTAACTGAAAAATCACGCTTTTTCAGAGGAAAACAGCGCACAGTCAGTACACCTGGAAATGAAAGCCCTGCACATTCTGATTCCACAAGTTGATGTTCGTGTGCAGGCATACGTTGAGAACCTGGAGAAAGAGGTTCGCCGGTTGGTGGATGAGAActtgaagctcaagaagcagtgCAAAGAGGTACTGAATCATGCATGCCCGATGCCTTGTTTACTTCTGAGCATCAGTGTGTTATGAACACTCTTATTCGCCTTCTTTTGCAGCTTAAACTGGAAGTGGCTGCACTAGTCCTCCCTACCAAGAGCTCGCTGCGAAGAACCTCATCGACGCAATTCTGAAGGCACAAAGAAGCATGAACACATTTTATTTGCCAGTACAAAATTAAGAGAAGGGATGATTGGACTTGTGTGTACATGTGTTAGTGTGTGTTTGTGTCCCGTAGGGAAGGGGAGATAGACGGATATGCAATGATATGTACCCTTGACACTAGATCTCTGCAAAGATGAACGTCTTTTAATTTCTTGAGCTGCAAAGGAGCTGTGTTCGACTGAACAAATCGTATTTCCCGGCATCCCTGATCGTTTCAGGTTGTCCTTCGTACCTAGAGCCAGCCATACGCAGATGTCCTGCCGCACAGATAGGTGAAACTCAAGCTGTGAATCAGAGTGATTTGTACTGACCGTCCGGCCATTTAGCTATCTTGTGAGCATTTCAGTGCTAACTCTCACAGACCTCTCAAAATATCATTTAAAGTCCGAAGTAAACATGTATAAGTTTTCTTTTAAACAAACCAGACAGGAGAGCTGccgattatattaaaaagaGGAAACAACATCCAGACTGCGCACCACAACAACCAATAACGACACCACCACCGCAGGTACGACCACACAACTCCTCTCAACTCGACTCAAAACAACCAGTTGGATTGGGACATCAACACAGTTGGGTAACTCAACTCGATTCCACTCCAAACCACCCGCCGCGCCACCACCAAGACTCAACCCCGCTGCCTAGGTCGGACCGAGACATCGACCCAGGCCTCAGCTCACTCTACCCGGTCAGATTGGGTCGTCGATCAGAGCCTCTGCACACCCTGTCCGGTCGGATTGGGTCTTTGACGCGAGCCGCACCAACACAAGCAACATTTTCTTGTTTTTTTTCAAAGGgggaagaaagaaagagaagaggTAGCACACCCTGTCGATGGCCATCACTGCCATCCGGATTAGCCTGACATCGCCTTTAAGAAGGTTACGTTGCTGAAAGCACCGCCGACACCAACTCAAGATAGGTTAGGTTTTCACTCGCAACATCCGGCATGGAGAAGCGGAGAGGTGCAAAAGGACGCCTCCAAGGAGGTAGTGGCGTTCGCGAACGTCGCCGTCCAAGCTTTCGCCACCACCTCGGCCAATCCTCAGGATACGGCAGCAGACCTGACCATGGCAAGAGTGGTGCGGGTGATCAAAATGGGCGTCCCCGTCGTCACCTAGCGCTGCCGTGCACAACATGGGCATCCGCGCCGAGCACGCCACCACCAAGGGCTGCGCGCAGACCACGGGACCACCGCAGCCGGGCCCCGCACACCGCAGTGCCGCCAAGCCACGCCCCGCCATGTCGGGTGGGCACCaccgccgacgcgcccctccagCCGCCCAGGTCGCGGACGCCGCTGTATAGGCCGCGGGGGCCACGGCAGCAGCACCCCGCCGCGAGCCGGCCCGCTGTCGCCGCTCCCAGGCTGcagacggcgccgccgccacgcccaaGCTGTGCCCTGCCGCGGAGAGGCTCTGGGAGAGCAGATCCGGCAGTGGCCAGCGTGAATCCGGCCAAGCGCAAGGCAGATCTGGTCGCGGGTCGTCGGGAAAAGCCACTGCCGCCATAGACGGACCAGCCACCAAGAGAGGGCGAGGgggaggaaaggagagaaagaagggggaGGTGGAGCCCCGCCGGCGCCTTTCTTGCGGCCGCTCGGGCTTCCGGCGGCAGTTCGGGCAGCAGCAAGATGGGGGAGCAGAGATGGGGGGCGGTGGTGCTTGGGGAGCAGCAGGTTTCGCCGAGCCGCCCCCTAGGAGGAGCGACGCGGGGGAGAGAGTAGCAAATCAAATAGGTCAAGTTTGATAGAAACTAAAGATGGTACATGTCCACCgtgaaagaagaaaaaaataacATTTTCTGATAAACAACACATGTGGAATATCTTGAATAATCGGCATACAACCgatgaaacaatgcattaaacTACACTAAAAGAGGTCAAACAGCATTACTAATTTACTATAACTTAGTTTAAATATTCTCACTTAACAACCGCCTTGGCAACCGATCCATAAACTTAATAAACAAGACTCTTACAAACCATATACAAATCTGTCCATCTCCTACTTATCTAAGTCCATATTGTCCTGATCTAGAGCTGTCAAACTAGTTCCTTCCGCCTCAGATTCCTGGTGCTTCTGTTCACTATCCCAGGCTAGGATATCCATGGTATCCATGGTTCCAGCCCGCTTCCTGAGAGAGGGTTGCCACATCAGCATACCTGGTCGTTTCAGGTGACCATGTGTAGCTGCACATAACGAAACAGCTGGCATTTAGTAAGAAGGAAGAATTAGATTCAGAAACAATCAAATAGCATATGCGCATCCCATGCCCTACCAACCAAAATCACCGCTAATGCTATGAAGAGAAACTATCGACCAACTCCGGTTCTAGAAGGCGATAACACCCAGGGATGATCTATTTCTGTTGTAACATCCCAGATTTTACGTAGAATGTTAAGGTTGCAAAAATCGTGAATTTTAAAAACTTTTCGTGTATGTGCTCTTAGTTAGGATCAAATGCAAGGATATTCTCTCCTACCCCGAATTCCTAGAAAATTTAACCGAAATTAAACTAAGGATGATATTGTTAGTGTGTAATTTTAGAGTCATTTGGATTTATTTGCAATCTACCTTATTTAAAATTTCTGTTGGATCTTATTTGAGTTGTTTCTAATTTGTTTGATTCAATTGAgtggaatttaaatttgaatagatcattcaaattcaaattcaaatactaACTACCCTAAACCAACTTGGGCCAATAGCCCGAAACCGGCCCACACGAGCACAGCCCGGCCCAACACCTTACCCCCTTTCCCCGCGAGCATGGCCTAGCCCGCCAGCCGCCTCCGCCTTGTCCCTTTACCCCTCACCCGGGCagctgacaagcggggcccccttgtcagctttcccttcCACCTCCAGCCGCGCCCCCGCGACGCTTCCGCTTTCGCCCCACGACAAGGCAGGGAAACCGCCGCGCCCTTCGCCTGCATCACTGTCGCGCCCCCTTCGCCTGCGTCACCCCGCACCCGCGCCTCGCCTGTCCTCGCTCCACGACATGGGAGCGAAACCGCCGCGCCTTCCTTGTCGGCCACCGAGCCCACACCGCAAACCCTAGCTCGCACCACGCCGTGCGATGGTGCCACGCGTCTCTGCGCTGCAGCCGTCCCATCGCCGCCCTCAACATCCGGGCCCGTGCCGCGAACCCTAGCGCAGCCTCCTTAAGAAACCACCGAGACCGCCGccaaaaaccctagccgccTCGGTGTCTTCCTCTTCCACTGCCGCCGCAATCAAGAGagaggagaaggaaggagggaaaaggaaggagaaggagagCACGGGGGAGaaggacgccgccgccgtcgcaagAGCGTCTTCACCGAGCCAGTGCCCCGATCGACTACATCGACGACCCCGCGCTGCCCGGCTCTGCTCTGCCTCGCCACGGCCTCGCCTCTCCACTACCTCGAGAACCGTCTGCCCCAGCCTCGATCGGTGAGCTTCGCCACTGCTCCCTATCTCCCTTGTGCTGCCGGCACCATCAATGAGCCTTCCCTAGCTCACCTCTAGAACCCTGGCCCCTGTCCCGGCCTTGTGCCCCCATTTTTGCAGGAGCCCGTCATGCCGCCCGTGCCTCCTGCCACCTTCgtcgcctcctcgccgccgcaccGTGCCACAGTCCCGAGACGCCGGTGCCCCGTGCACGGCACGGCCACACCGCGGTCCCGGGATGCCAGGACTCACGCGCATGTGTTCACACCCAAACCATCAGCCAAGCTCGAGCCTGGCCTTGACCCACCGCCGTGCTgcctcgccggcgacgagctgcAACCCTGGGAGACCAGGACACCGCGTCCAACACCGACCCATGCCGAGCCTTGCCACCGGTAGTTTCCCTTTTGCCACGCCGAGCCTTGCCACCGGCTGTTTCCCTTGCCATGCTgctgcctccgccgccgtcgccgtggccACGGTGACCGCGCACGCCACCACGACATCGCGGCCTGGCGCCCGCGAGCGCCTCTACGGCATATTGCCGAGCGCCTCGCATGCGTCTGCACACACATACTCGCTATACACACACGAACACACGCACACATTCTTGCCGCACCGGATCCTACTGAGGCCgacgcgtggggccgcccaGTCAgcgagaggaggagaaggaggaggggaAGCCGCCCAGCCCAACACGGCCCATGGTGCTACCGGGCCCGAATACACGTCAGCCCGTGATGAAGCCGAAGCCCAAGCCAGCCTGCTAAACCTCGAGCTGGCCCACGAGCCGACCCGAGTTGATGGGCCAGATTGAGCCGGCCCATCACTTTCAGCCCAAAAATGTAGCCGAGCCCCTGTTCTATTTTCCTTTTTCCCAGCCTAACTTGGACCTCGCCTGTCGGCCTCGAGGTGAGACTAATCAGTAGATCCCGTGACCTGCTGACCCTGTTGACTGTTGAACGGTCaatgttgaccggtcaacgctgatgtCAGCAGGGCCCATTGCCGACGTCAGCTGGTACTGACCCCCGTGCTGATGTCaggctgacgtcagcatgccacgtggcacgctccGGTGCTGCCATGTGTCATTGTTGACTGtttttatttttcaaaattcttttattaatttcagaaatagattttttcttagaaaattcataataaatcaaccggacctccgaaaattatgaaaccagttccacaattcttctaaaatcatgaactacccattagagtaggttttgtgttGATTTGGGTCTTATTTAGCATCTTTTATGCACTTTTACAAATAGGACCTAGCTACGAGGAGCTGATCGACGGCCCGGACCACCCGgaagcccaggaggacttcCAAGAACCACCAAGTTCACGCTCATCTACGATCTGATTAACTATTAGGCATTATTTGCTAGACGTGCTACCGCTTCATGATGTGTTACTAAGAGATAAACATGCATAGCCTATTTATTTACATgtactccttgcaatcctatTATACTGTaatattatatgaaatgccttgtatatgtgtgggaatggatggatagtcttggtgtgagtggagatacactttCCAGAAGTTAGTGAATAGGGCTTTTAGCCGGGAGCGGGCGAACTTAACTCGATCATGGATCGAGGACTTGGgatgtgtatcttggcacaccctacggagtatcTGTGGCGGGTACAACTTATTGTTACTTGGTTGAGGTGTTGGGGGCACCCGTaaagggtgcagttgcggaccattgCAGTGGAGAAGCATATGATGAAGATGCCTGCTTCAGCAATTGAGAAtcgggtgagagtaactataATTAGTGGGACTATAATAAGCGTGCACGCCagttacccattatgagggtgagCCTGGTCCGGGGCTAGCAAGTGCgataccaagccggtaggaggatcgagtatcggtgcatgGGGatgaggtgctgacctcacgttccccgagatgcAAGGGAGACTTCATAGTCCCGGGGTGACCTCTTGCAGGAGGATGCGCCTAAGACCtaggaaagccggatggtgtcGTGGCTCCTGGTCctgtttcagtagaccggtgtctCGTCGCTCAGTCGGCTGATCCCCGGCTGGTGtcaattcgagtgggtccaggtgtacaacccctgcaagATGAAAACTATATGTATAGCCGcatcctcggtcatggacaaccctactcttctgttgctcttattagtcagtgatactcatgatttctacctccctctagagaTGATTTCCTACCAGGGGCAGTTGAGATGTGAGGAGAAGGAGTCCTCGCATCAACTTGATGGTTTTGAAAGGTGTGTGTtggaccgggagtccggaatgccagAAGAGCCCGAGTTCAAAGTTGGAagaagttatatatatatatacatatatatatatatatatatgtgtgtgtgtgtgttgcgcatgcataggaaaccccagcttAATCCCTTGAACTTTTGTTATACACATAGTGTGGTCCACTTTtaaagcttgcattcggatggtgacgtaaacctatcccataccttggggatagcctggtacgatgcataggatccgatccggagttcgaccccaacgatgatGGTTGGTACGATTAAAGCCTATGCTACGCTTGAGTTGCTTGTGGAGGAGGTTTCACAAGATGAAGGATGGCCAGAATCCTAGCTACCGCTTTCCATTTTCTGCTTGTTTgctctagccgagaggcttgtaatgaaTTCTGTACCGCAAATtctatggatttatgtaataattaaacccgtgtttgaCCTTATGGGAAGTATGACTATAATATTACGATTGGAATGAGTTTTGTAcatgatagcgcttgatccagggactatcataataatacagggagtcggattctcgatttgggaatccggttcgtttcatcTGTCAAAGCACATCATTGTTATTTTCATTTCCACCATTCATATCCATGGTTACCTTCCTGGGTATTTTATTAAATTTTATATTATACCAGCACTGTACAGGGTTTAGTCCTGCCTATACAATATGTTAATCAGCTAAGTTGGAT
The genomic region above belongs to Panicum hallii strain FIL2 chromosome 4, PHallii_v3.1, whole genome shotgun sequence and contains:
- the LOC112889996 gene encoding bZIP transcription factor 46-like yields the protein MAANYHHYQMAVHAAAAAAAAWREPDSPQLSFMSGCSSLFSISTLQDDDDGAVVIAGHALPSTPVSLAGFAGDEVDMEVQQISGGSGDDRRSIRMMRNRESALRSRARKRAYVENLEKEVRRLVDENLKLKKQCKELKLEVAALVLPTKSSLRRTSSTQF